The genomic window TGGTCGTGCAGTATGCGGACACGGTGCTGCTGGTGACGGCTGTCGCCCGGAAAGAGCCATCGGACAGGGATTTCCTCCCTCTTACGGTAAATTATCAGGAGATGGCGTACGCGGGCGGTAAATTTCCCGGCGGCTTTTTCAAGAGAGAAGGACGGCCCGCCGCCGGCGAGGTACTCATCTCCCGGCTCATCGACAGGCCCATTCGCCCTCTCTTTCCCACCGGCTACCGGCACGAGACCCAGGTCATCGCCACCGTGCTCTCCGCCGACCAGGAATGCGATCCGGGCATACTGGCCATGACAGGCGCCTCGTGCGCCCTCACTATCTCCGACATACCCTGGGAAGGCCCGATTGCCGGAGTCAAGATCGGCAGGAAGGAAGGCTCTTTCATCGTGAACCCCACTGCGGCCGATATGACGGAAAGCGATATCGATATCGTCGTAGTCGGTACGAGGGATGCAATAATGATGGTCGAAGGCACGGCGCAATTCGCGACTGACGCAGATCTTCTCGAAGCGATCCAGTTCGGGCACCAGCAGATTATTCCCCTCATCGACCTGCAGGAAAAGCTGAGAGACCTGGCAGATCCGAAGCCGAAGTGGGCTCCCCAGGTGAAAGAAGCGCCCCAGGGGCTCAAAGAGGAAATGAGAAAGAAGTACGAGGCCGATCTTATCGCCTCCTTCGGTATTAAAGCGAAGCTCGAACGGGGCGAGAGCCAGAACCAGCTCTTCAAGAGTATCGTCAAGGAGTATCCGGACATCGAGGAACCCATCGTCTACAGCGTTTTCGACGACGTCACGAGAGACGTTCTCAGGGAGCAGCTCCTCTCGACCGGGAAAAGGATAGATGGTCGCGCGAATAACACCATCCGTGATATCAACTGCCGTGTGGCCGTGCTCCCCCGCACCCACGGCTCCGCACTCTTTACCAGGGGAGAGACCCAGTCCCTTGCCGTGACCACCTTCGGGACATCGGACGACGAGCAGAAAATGGAATCCCTCATGGAAGGCGAGAGGTACAAGACCTTCCTGCTTCACTATAACTTCCCCCCCTTTTCGGTGGGCGAGGTATCGATGCTGCGCAGCCCCTCCAGGCGCGAGGTAGGGCACGGGAACCTGGCCGAAAGGGCTTTGTCCCATATCCTTCCGTCCAAGGAAGATTTCCCTTACACCATCAGAATCGTGTCGGAGATCCTTGAATCTAACGGGTCGTCATCGATGGCCACGGTCTGCGGCGGCTGTCTCTCCCTTATGGATGCGGGCGTACCCATTAAAGAACCCGTTGCCGGTATCGCCATGGGCCTCGTGAAAGAAGGAGATACGGAGATAGTCCTCACCGATATCCTGGGCGACGAGGATCATCTGGGAGATATGGATTTCAAGATTGCCGGAACAAGGGACACCATAACCGCCATCCAGATGGACATCAAGATAAAAGGCATTACGAAAGAGACCATGTGGAAAGCTATCGTCCAGGCAAAGGAAGGGATCGGGACAATCCTCGGTATTATGACGGAAACATTGAGCGCCCCGAGAGAAAACCTGTCGCCCTATGCCCCGAGAATTTATACGATCACTATTAAGCCCGACAGGATAAGAGACGTCATCGGTCCGGGCGGCAAGATCATCAAGAGCATCGTCGAGCAAACCGGAGTGAAGATTGACATCGAAGATTCCGGAGTGGTGAAAATAGCATCTCAGGACGAAGAGTCTGCAAATCAGGCAATCGAGATAATCAGGGGTCTCACGAAAGAAGTCGTGGTCGGTGAAATATATCTCGGCAAGGTTAAGAAAGTTATAGATTCAGGCGCCATCGTCGAGATTATGCACGGCACCGACGGTTTCGTGCATATAAGCCAGCTTGCGGACGGTTACGTGAAAAAGGCCTCCGATATCGTGAAGGAGCGGGAAGAGATGCTGGTAAAGGTTATCGACGTCGAGCCCAACGGGAGAATCAAGCTTTCCCGAAAGGCTGTTCTCAAGGATCAGGAGCAAAAGGAATAACAGGATTATATGTACAAAAAAACAGTCCTTGCGAACGGCATCACGGTAGTGACCGAGTCCATACCCTATTTTCCCACCGTTTCATTAGGGGTATGGTGGAAGACGGGCGGCCGGTTCGAAGATGAATCGAACAACGGGATCTCCCATTTCCTTGAGCACATGCTATTCAAGGGAACGGACCGCCGCTCCGCCTACGATATCGCAAGGGAGATAGACGCCGTGGGCGGCACGTTGAATGCCTTCACGGGCAAAGAGTCAACGTGCCTCTATGCGAGGGTTTTGAAGAAAGATATGGATATGGCCCTCGATATTCTCGCCGACATGTGCAAACAATCGGCGTTCAATGAAGATGATATAGAGAAAGAAAAATATGTCGTCGCTCAGGAGATCAAGATGATCGACGACAATCCCGAGGAGTATGTGTACGACCTCTTCAACTCTACTTACTTCTCGGGGCATCCTTTGGGAATGACCATTCTGGGCACTCAGGGAAATCTTGACGCCTTTACGAAAAAGAACCTCGTGAACCATTTCCGTACCCATTACCGCCCCCAGAACGTGATCATTACCGCAGCGGGGAGAATTCAGCACGAGGGGTTCGTCAAAAAGGTTGAAGCCCTTTTCGACATGAAGAAGCCGCACATACCGGAGATACCCATTGAGACACCCAGGCCTCAACCGGGGGTTCATTTTTATGATAAGGACCTGGAGCACGCCTATCTCTGCATAGGGACCCGCGGAGTAAGTCAGATCGATGAGAGACGTTACCCCCTTTACGTGCTCAATGCCCTTTTGGGCGGCAGCATGAGCTCTCATCTCTTTCAGGAGATCCGCGAAAAGAGAGGCCTCGTATATAACATATATTCTTATGTGAACTGCTACCATGACACAGGAACCTTCGGAATATCGACCTCCACATCCCGCGAATCAGTGGAGGAAGTGGTGAGCCTCATCAAGAAAGAGATCGTCCGCATCAGGGACAAGGGCATCACCGATGAGGAGTTGAGTTTCTCAAAGGAACATATAAAAGGTAACCTCTTCATTTCTCTCGAAAGCTCCGAGTCGAGAATGGGGAGATTGGCAAAAAACGAGATCTATTTCGGATCTTATATACCCCTCAAGGACACCCTGCGCTCCATCGATTCCATCCGGAAGTTGGATGTAAACGAGATGGGACGACTTGCCTTCAGCGATCCCGATGACCTCTCGCTCACGGTCCTCGGAAACGTGGATAGAAAAATCGTAGAACAGGCATGGAAGAGTTAGAAGTCCTCGTCTCACTCGCACAAGGGGCGCGTCTTCCGGAATACGCGACTCCGGGATCCTCCGGCGTCGACCTTTGCGCCCTACTGAAAGAACCCTTTACCCTCCTTCCCTTCGAGCGCACACTCATACCGACCGGAATACATGTGACCATACCCGAAGGATATGAAGGGGAGATAAGGCCCCGTAGTGGTATCGCCCATAAGTTCGGAGTGACCCTCGTCAACACGCCCGGCACAATTGACGCGGATTACAGGGGAGAGATAAAGATATTGCTCATTAACCTGGGCAAAGACCCCTTTATGATATCAAACGGGGACAGGATAGCTCAGATGGTCTTCCGCAACATCTCGAAAGCCCGCTTCAAAACTGTAGAGATACTACCCGCGTCCCAAAGGGGCTCAGGCGGCTTCGGCTCTACGGGCGCACGATGAATCTCTACCATTGCCTCGATAACTTCATCAGTTATCTCACCGCCGAAAGAGGCGCATCCATCCATACTATAGACGCCTATAATCGTGATATTCTTGCCTTCATCAGGCACCACGAAGAGATCCCCGGGCCTCACGTAAACCGCCAGGAGATGGAAAACTATATCGCCCGCCTGAGAGATGAGGGGAAAAAGGCAAGGAGTATCGTCAGGGCCATTTCCGCCCTCCGGGGCTTTTTCAATTTCCTCCTGGCTGAGGGGACATTACAGCAGAGCCCCCTGGAGGAAGTGGAGACCCCCAAATTCACCATGCCCATACCACGGGTCCTGAGCGAACAGGAGGTGGTGAAACTTCTGAATCTCCCTGCCGGGGCGCGAACCTCTACCCGGGACAGGACAATTCTCGAGCTTCTCTATGCCACGGGATTGCGCGTTTCAGAGCTGATCAACCTCAAAAAAAGCGACGTAAATCTGGACGCAGGATTCCTGATCGCCTGCGGCAAAAGGTCAAAAGAGCGGATTGTTCCTCTCGGGACATATTCGCGGGACGCAATCAAAGTCTACCTTGAAACAGAAAAGCCGAAGGGCCCTCTCCTCTTTCCTAACAGGAAAGGGGGCGCCCTTACGCGGCAGGCGATTTGGAAGCTTATCCGCAAATACGGCATTCAGATGGACAAGGACCATATCTCGCCTCACACGATGAGACATACCTTCGCAACCCATCTCCTCGAGGGGGGAGCGGACCTGAGGTCGGTTCAGATACTTCTCGGCCACGAAGACATTTCAACCACCCAGATCTACACCCACGTGGACAGTAAGAGATTAAAGGAAGTTCACAAAAAACATCATCCGAGAGGGTAATGAAGGTTATCACGAGTCACCACAACGCGGATTTTGACTCACTCTCGTCAATGGTAGCAGCGAAAAAACTCTATCCCGATGCCATATTGGTCTTTCCCGGCTCCCAGGAGAAGACGCTCAGGGAATTTCTCATTACCTCCACCCTTTACGTATACGACATCGAGAAAATGAAGAAGATCGATTACGAGATGATCGACACCCTCATTCTCGTAGATACCCGTCAAAAGACCAGGATCGGTGATTTTGCCAGGGTGGCGGCCGACGAAAGAGTCAAGATCCACATCTATGACCACCATCCCCAATCAAAGGAAGACCTGCGGGGTGAAAAGGAAGTAATAAGAGCCACCGGCGCGTGTGTGACCATCCTGATCTCGATTATCAAAGAAAAAGGAATTCACCTATCCCCCGAAGAGGCCACTATCATGATACTCGGCATCTATGAGGAGACGGGCAGCTTTCTTTTTCCCTCCACCACGACCGAAGATTTTGAGGCCGCCTCTTTTCTGCTTTCCTGTGGAGCCAATGTCAACCTCGTCTCGGATATGCTGGTGAAGGAGATCACGCCCGAGCAGGTATTTCTCCTTAACGACCTCATCAGTAACGCCACCGCATATAATATCAACGGGGTCGATGTGGTGGTGGCGGAAGGAATTTCCGAGAATTACGTGGGAGACCTGGCCGTGGTAGTCCACAAATTCAGGGATATGGAGAATATAAACGTAGTATTCGCCCTCTTCCGGATGGAAGACAGGGTCTATGTTATCGGCAGGAGCAGGATTCCGGAAGTCGATGTGGGGCACATCCTGTCTCTTCTCGGAGGTGGCGGGCATAAGGAAGCTGCATCGGCAACCATCAAAGATATGACGCTGATAGAGGCAAGGGAGCAGCTCCTCGAAAACCTGCGCCACAACGTGAAACCGCTGTGGAGGGCAAGGGATATCATGTTTTTCCCCGTGAAATCGATCGATGCGGAAGCCACCATAGAGGAGGCGCGGGTGCTCATGGTAAAATATAACATTAACGCCTTGCCCGTTATCTCCCACGGCAAGGTGGCAGGAACGATTACCCGGCAGATCGTAGGCAAGGCGGCCTTTCACAAACTCGAGGAGATTCCCGTTCGGGAATACATGAGTACGGAATCGGCCACAGTGGAAGAAAATGACTCCATTGAAAAGGTAAAGGAGATCATTATCGGCAACAACCAGAGGTTCGTGCCCGTGGTGAGGGAAGCAGCGCTGATCGGCGCTATCACGCGTACGGATCTGCTCAAGGTCCTCGAAGACGAGATTGCAAAGGCAATTCTCGGAAAACTCGAATCTCACGACCTATACCAGAAGCACAAAAACGTGAGAAAGCTGATGGACGAGAGACTCGACCGAAAGACGCTCCAGAGGCTTACCGATATAGGCGCCCTTGCCGATTCCATGGGCTACCACACTTTTCTGGTCGGAGGTTTCGTGAGAGATCTTCTCCTGCGCATAGATAATTACGATATAGATATTGTAGTCGAGGGAGACGGCGTGAAGTTCGCCGATGAAATGGCAAAGTCCTTCAAGGTAAAAGTAAGGCCCCACACCGAATTCGCCACTGCCAAAGTAATTTATGGGGACGGCTTCAAAGTCGACATTG from Syntrophorhabdaceae bacterium includes these protein-coding regions:
- a CDS encoding CBS domain-containing protein, whose translation is MKVITSHHNADFDSLSSMVAAKKLYPDAILVFPGSQEKTLREFLITSTLYVYDIEKMKKIDYEMIDTLILVDTRQKTRIGDFARVAADERVKIHIYDHHPQSKEDLRGEKEVIRATGACVTILISIIKEKGIHLSPEEATIMILGIYEETGSFLFPSTTTEDFEAASFLLSCGANVNLVSDMLVKEITPEQVFLLNDLISNATAYNINGVDVVVAEGISENYVGDLAVVVHKFRDMENINVVFALFRMEDRVYVIGRSRIPEVDVGHILSLLGGGGHKEAASATIKDMTLIEAREQLLENLRHNVKPLWRARDIMFFPVKSIDAEATIEEARVLMVKYNINALPVISHGKVAGTITRQIVGKAAFHKLEEIPVREYMSTESATVEENDSIEKVKEIIIGNNQRFVPVVREAALIGAITRTDLLKVLEDEIAKAILGKLESHDLYQKHKNVRKLMDERLDRKTLQRLTDIGALADSMGYHTFLVGGFVRDLLLRIDNYDIDIVVEGDGVKFADEMAKSFKVKVRPHTEFATAKVIYGDGFKVDIATARLEYYKAPAALPIVEHSSLKLDLHRRDFTINTLAISLNKNNFGELIDFFGGQRDIKDKTIRVLHSLSFVEDPTRVFRAIRFEHRFGFQIGKHTMNLIKNTVKMNFLARIRGKRLWAELSLILLEEEPEKILRRLQELDVLRFISSYLVFDREKEKLFHQIHDVYTWYELLYKDRPCDRIALYVLGLVEHTKPSEISEFCRKTEMTERLKRKIIDDMVRTREAITRLTPAIQTMKRSEAYRIYEGLSQEAILFTMARTRSEEIKKSLSHYITYTDTFNPILSGEDLKKMGVREGPIYREILEKLREVKIDHNLKTRDEEIGFVSEFLAGRRTADERASDAS
- the dut gene encoding dUTP diphosphatase; translated protein: MEELEVLVSLAQGARLPEYATPGSSGVDLCALLKEPFTLLPFERTLIPTGIHVTIPEGYEGEIRPRSGIAHKFGVTLVNTPGTIDADYRGEIKILLINLGKDPFMISNGDRIAQMVFRNISKARFKTVEILPASQRGSGGFGSTGAR
- a CDS encoding pitrilysin family protein — encoded protein: MYKKTVLANGITVVTESIPYFPTVSLGVWWKTGGRFEDESNNGISHFLEHMLFKGTDRRSAYDIAREIDAVGGTLNAFTGKESTCLYARVLKKDMDMALDILADMCKQSAFNEDDIEKEKYVVAQEIKMIDDNPEEYVYDLFNSTYFSGHPLGMTILGTQGNLDAFTKKNLVNHFRTHYRPQNVIITAAGRIQHEGFVKKVEALFDMKKPHIPEIPIETPRPQPGVHFYDKDLEHAYLCIGTRGVSQIDERRYPLYVLNALLGGSMSSHLFQEIREKRGLVYNIYSYVNCYHDTGTFGISTSTSRESVEEVVSLIKKEIVRIRDKGITDEELSFSKEHIKGNLFISLESSESRMGRLAKNEIYFGSYIPLKDTLRSIDSIRKLDVNEMGRLAFSDPDDLSLTVLGNVDRKIVEQAWKS
- the pnp gene encoding polyribonucleotide nucleotidyltransferase, with the protein product MKQSVTIEYAGRPLTISTGELAKQAGGSVVVQYADTVLLVTAVARKEPSDRDFLPLTVNYQEMAYAGGKFPGGFFKREGRPAAGEVLISRLIDRPIRPLFPTGYRHETQVIATVLSADQECDPGILAMTGASCALTISDIPWEGPIAGVKIGRKEGSFIVNPTAADMTESDIDIVVVGTRDAIMMVEGTAQFATDADLLEAIQFGHQQIIPLIDLQEKLRDLADPKPKWAPQVKEAPQGLKEEMRKKYEADLIASFGIKAKLERGESQNQLFKSIVKEYPDIEEPIVYSVFDDVTRDVLREQLLSTGKRIDGRANNTIRDINCRVAVLPRTHGSALFTRGETQSLAVTTFGTSDDEQKMESLMEGERYKTFLLHYNFPPFSVGEVSMLRSPSRREVGHGNLAERALSHILPSKEDFPYTIRIVSEILESNGSSSMATVCGGCLSLMDAGVPIKEPVAGIAMGLVKEGDTEIVLTDILGDEDHLGDMDFKIAGTRDTITAIQMDIKIKGITKETMWKAIVQAKEGIGTILGIMTETLSAPRENLSPYAPRIYTITIKPDRIRDVIGPGGKIIKSIVEQTGVKIDIEDSGVVKIASQDEESANQAIEIIRGLTKEVVVGEIYLGKVKKVIDSGAIVEIMHGTDGFVHISQLADGYVKKASDIVKEREEMLVKVIDVEPNGRIKLSRKAVLKDQEQKE